TATTTTGACACATTTTTATTTGTAGAGCCGTAATAATCTCTTTTTTCTATAAGCTGGCTCATAGTAGCATAATTTTCTTTCCAAAGACCAAGCCTTTTTTGTTTAGCATACTTCATAGCTCTTTTTAGTCTCATCTCAAACATTGCCAATAAATAAGGATTAGTTGCATCTAAAAGAGCGTAACCGTTTTTAACCATTAGATAATTTAACTCTTGATCGCCATTTACTACAGGCCAGATATATTCAGGCCCTTTTTGAGCATTATTTATCTTTATATACTTTATCTTACTTCCAATCGGCATATGCTCCAAAAGATAGTCCATCGCTTCGGTATGAAGTTTTTCTCTCTCTTTATAGGAAAC
This Nitrosophilus labii DNA region includes the following protein-coding sequences:
- a CDS encoding thermonuclease family protein, encoding MKKVLLLLVLLNLFLFAREAVIKEILSENMILIEQNGVTKRAQLAGIALFANVNYKNKKVSYKEREKLHTEAMDYLLEHMPIGSKIKYIKINNAQKGPEYIWPVVNGDQELNYLMVKNGYALLDATNPYLLAMFEMRLKRAMKYAKQKRLGLWKENYATMSQLIEKRDYYGSTNKNVSKYEVLGFLESRAK